Within the Fischerella sp. PCC 9605 genome, the region ATCACCCCCGATCGCACTCTCCCAAATAATTCTCGCGTTACTCCCGATGGCAATACCAACATCATTGAAGGAGGAACCCAAGCGGGAAGCAACCTTTTCCATAGCTTTGAGGAATTCTCCGTCCCTAATGGGACTACAGCTTACTTTAACAATGCTGGCGATCTTCAAAACATCATTAGCAGAGTCACGGGTAAGTCTATTTCTAATATTGATGGTTTGATTCGAGCCAACGGTACAGCTAACCTGTTTCTAATCAATCCTAATGGAATTGTATTTGGTCGCAATGCTTCGCTAAATATCGGTGGGTCTTTTATTGCCACTACAGCTAATAGCATCAAATTTGCTGATGGTGCAGAGTTTAGTGCCACTGCACCCCAAACTAATTCTTTGCTGACGATTAGCGTACCCCTAGGTCTGCAATTTGGGTCAGCACCAGAAAATATCGTTAATCAATCTCAGGCAAGCGATCGCACTGGTGAACCTGTTGGTCTACAGGTTAACTCTGGTAAAACCTTGGCACTTGTGGGTGGTGAAATCGCGCAGGAGGGAGGCAAGCTAACAGCACCAGGAGGACGGATTGAATTGGGGAGTGTTGCTGATACTAGTCTGGTAACGCTCAACTCAACAGACAAAGGCTGGATCTTGGGATATGAAGGCATACAGAACTTCCAGAACATTCAACTATCTCAAGGAGCTGTGGTAGATGCTAGTGGCGAAGGCGGCGGCGATATTCACGTGCAAGGCAGGCGTGTAACAGTCACCGATGGTTCACAAATTGCAGCCAAGACTCTCGGGTCAGGAAGTGGGGGAATTTTCACCATCGATGCTTCTGAGTCCGTCGAGGTCAGTGGAGCATTAGCAAATTTTCAGGACTACAGTCGCTTGACAACTCGGACTGAAGGTGATGGTAATGCTGGAGCTTTGACGATTACCACTCCCAAGTTGATTGTTGAGGCTGGGGGACAGATATCTGCTGGTACTTATCAGGGAAGTACAGGACAGGGAGGAACTTTAACTATAAATGCCTCTGACTCGGTGCAGGTGAGAGGAGAATCAGTAAATCTTCTGAACTACAGCCGCTTGACAACTCGGACTGAAGGTGCTGGCAATGCTGGAGCTTTGACGATTAACACGGGGAAGTTCATTGTCGCAGCTGGGGGACAAGTATCTTCTGGTACTTTTTTGGAAAGTCAAGGCAATGCAGGAAATTTAACTGTAAATGCCTCGGACTCCGTAGAAGTGAAAGGAGCATCATTAGATCAGAAGGTTCTTAGCCGTTTGACGAGTCGAACTGAAGGAGCTGGATCTGCTGGAGACATGACAATTAACACTCCTAAGTTAGTTATCAGTGATGGAGGACAGGTATCTGCTAATACTTTGTCTGAGAGTAAAAGCAATGGAGGAAATTTAACCGTAAACGCCTCGAACTCTGTGGAGGTGATTGGATTCACAATAAACAAAGATGAAGAAATAGAACCTAGTCGTTTGACTACTCGGACTAGAAGTGATGGAGTTGCTGGAGATATTACAATTAACACTCCTAAGTTAGTTATCGGTAATGGAGGGCAGGTATCTGCTGGTACTGTGTCTGGAAGTCAAGGCAAAGGTGGAAATTTAACCGTAAACGCCTCGGATTCCGTGGAAGTAGTGGGAACAGTAACAAATAGACCAGGTAATTCGGTGTCCAGCCGTTTGACAAATCGGACTGAGAATGATAATTCCACTGGCAACTTGAAGATTTCCACCGGAGAATTAATTGTCCGAGATGGGGCGGAAGTCGGTGTTAACACTCTTCGTTCAGTGTCTGGGCTACCAGGCAACTTAGAAGTTACGGCTCGTTCGATCTTGCTGGACAATGGGGCTACGCTCAACGCCAGAGCAGCATCAGTTGACGGCGGAAATATCATTTTACAGATAAAGGATTTGTTGTTGTTACGTCGCAATAGTCAGATATCCGCCAGCGCAGCCGTTTTTCTCCAAGGTAATGGGAATGGCGGTAACATCACAATTAACGCTCCTGATGGATTTATTGTCACCGTCCCAGATGAAAATAGCGACATTGCTGCCAATGCTTACACAGGCTCAGGTGGTAGAGTCCAAATCAAAGCACAAGGTATTTTTGGATTGACGCCACGCAGCCGGGAAGAACTCCAGACTTTATTGGGAACCAAAGACCCCCAAGAACTAAACCCCGCCAATCTGCCTAGTAGTGATATCACTGCGATTTCACGCACAAACCCCTCCTTAAGCGGTCAGGTAATTATTAACACTCCTGATGTTGACCCTAATCGAGGATTAATCAACTTGCCAGACGCACCAGTTGAACCACAAGTAGCCCAAGGCTGCCAGGTGGGTACTGCCGATCGCCAAAGCCGATTTGAGGTGACTGGACGTGGTGGCTTGCCACTTAATCCTAGGGAAACTTTTTATAGTGATACACCGCAAATAGATTGGGTCACGCGCAATTCTGGTAGTAACAATCGCAACCGCCAAACTGTTGTCAAAAATCCTGTGAGGCTTAAACCAGTACCGATTGTTGAAGCTACTGGATGGATGAGAAATCCCAAAGGGGAGGTAATTCTGACAGCGAATGCATCCACTACCACGCCTCACGGTTCCTGGCAGACACCAG harbors:
- a CDS encoding two-partner secretion domain-containing protein, which translates into the protein MFAIARNWGYWLLVGGAIITSGNCALAQITPDRTLPNNSRVTPDGNTNIIEGGTQAGSNLFHSFEEFSVPNGTTAYFNNAGDLQNIISRVTGKSISNIDGLIRANGTANLFLINPNGIVFGRNASLNIGGSFIATTANSIKFADGAEFSATAPQTNSLLTISVPLGLQFGSAPENIVNQSQASDRTGEPVGLQVNSGKTLALVGGEIAQEGGKLTAPGGRIELGSVADTSLVTLNSTDKGWILGYEGIQNFQNIQLSQGAVVDASGEGGGDIHVQGRRVTVTDGSQIAAKTLGSGSGGIFTIDASESVEVSGALANFQDYSRLTTRTEGDGNAGALTITTPKLIVEAGGQISAGTYQGSTGQGGTLTINASDSVQVRGESVNLLNYSRLTTRTEGAGNAGALTINTGKFIVAAGGQVSSGTFLESQGNAGNLTVNASDSVEVKGASLDQKVLSRLTSRTEGAGSAGDMTINTPKLVISDGGQVSANTLSESKSNGGNLTVNASNSVEVIGFTINKDEEIEPSRLTTRTRSDGVAGDITINTPKLVIGNGGQVSAGTVSGSQGKGGNLTVNASDSVEVVGTVTNRPGNSVSSRLTNRTENDNSTGNLKISTGELIVRDGAEVGVNTLRSVSGLPGNLEVTARSILLDNGATLNARAASVDGGNIILQIKDLLLLRRNSQISASAAVFLQGNGNGGNITINAPDGFIVTVPDENSDIAANAYTGSGGRVQIKAQGIFGLTPRSREELQTLLGTKDPQELNPANLPSSDITAISRTNPSLSGQVIINTPDVDPNRGLINLPDAPVEPQVAQGCQVGTADRQSRFEVTGRGGLPLNPRETFYSDTPQIDWVTRNSGSNNRNRQTVVKNPVRLKPVPIVEATGWMRNPKGEVILTANASTTTPHGSWQTPANCRG